From bacterium, the proteins below share one genomic window:
- the rnr gene encoding ribonuclease R, with protein MSRGYRGKRKSTKRGTPRSRPMRNSGQEGEEGKGGRSSPPAVDEARIVRYLADTAGRPLTVKELGEGLEVPPQQRRGLRAAVDRLVENGSVIRIKGGRLALPSRVHLVTGKVTISHYGDGIVTGETDSRENVEKVYVPAARLGGSMNGDQVVVRVERAPVRGRHAEGRVIRVVKRARTEIVAFYGVEDGVGIAHPQDERVGPAVIIPPGREGMAIPGQLTVVRLTAYPEKGTIGRGEVVEVLGEAETLETQTRATIHAGNLPHRFPRKVTGECAALPRKPSAQDIEGREDLRPLPFVTIDGVKAKDFDDALFARPNGDGSIDLYVSIADVSHYVEAGSATDREALLRGNSVYFPESVIPMLPERLSNGLCSLNPGVPRLTFTCQVRLDRNGNPVKHRLYESVIRSAARLTYRQVEDYLSSAVPPEGASAAVLENLDLLAEAFSRLKGRRQERKSLDFDLPEPEVVLSATGQVENIYRAERYTSHKVVEECMLLANEVVGKVLRESGGPGVYRVHEPPGTEKIEELNRLLASLGLRVPPSARNTAPFRKILESTPEGGKSRFLNTVILRTMMRAHYFPEPEGHFALALGDYAHFTSPIRRYADLVVHRLLKTVLGYTPPAVYGDLAAICEHISETERTAETAERDLLAWLRTKFMADKVGQNFTGTVSAVTSFGFFVELEEFFIEGLVHLSSLIDDYYLFHEDRLILVGENTGKVFRLGDRLTIQVVSVNLPRRHVDFMPVDPESSGRSPAGIPPRGSARSTRRGSKK; from the coding sequence TTGTCAAGGGGATACCGGGGTAAAAGGAAGAGCACGAAGAGGGGAACCCCTCGATCCCGCCCCATGCGGAACTCGGGGCAGGAAGGGGAAGAGGGGAAGGGGGGGAGAAGTTCACCGCCCGCGGTGGACGAGGCCAGGATCGTCCGTTACCTGGCGGACACAGCCGGACGCCCGCTGACCGTGAAGGAACTGGGTGAAGGCCTTGAAGTGCCTCCTCAGCAGCGCCGCGGACTCCGGGCCGCGGTGGACCGCCTGGTGGAAAACGGTTCCGTCATCAGGATCAAGGGCGGCCGGCTGGCCCTTCCCTCACGGGTCCACCTGGTCACCGGGAAGGTTACCATCTCTCACTACGGCGACGGGATCGTAACGGGCGAAACCGATAGCCGGGAGAATGTTGAAAAGGTCTACGTTCCCGCGGCCCGCCTCGGCGGCAGCATGAACGGCGACCAGGTGGTTGTGCGGGTGGAAAGAGCGCCGGTCCGCGGCCGGCACGCCGAGGGCCGGGTGATCCGGGTGGTGAAAAGGGCCCGCACCGAGATTGTGGCCTTTTACGGTGTCGAGGACGGGGTCGGGATCGCCCACCCGCAGGACGAACGGGTCGGACCGGCGGTCATCATACCGCCCGGACGGGAGGGGATGGCGATACCCGGCCAGCTCACCGTCGTGAGGCTCACCGCCTACCCGGAAAAGGGCACCATCGGCCGTGGTGAGGTGGTGGAGGTACTGGGTGAGGCGGAGACCCTCGAGACCCAGACGCGGGCCACCATCCACGCCGGCAACCTCCCCCACCGGTTCCCCCGCAAGGTGACAGGTGAATGTGCGGCCCTCCCCCGCAAACCGTCCGCCCAGGACATCGAGGGCCGGGAGGATCTGCGCCCTCTGCCCTTCGTCACCATCGACGGCGTCAAGGCGAAAGATTTCGACGACGCCCTGTTCGCCCGTCCCAACGGTGACGGCTCCATAGACCTTTACGTGTCCATCGCCGACGTTTCCCACTATGTCGAGGCGGGTTCCGCCACCGACAGGGAGGCGCTGCTGCGAGGCAACTCCGTGTACTTTCCCGAATCGGTCATCCCCATGCTTCCGGAGCGTCTTTCCAACGGCCTGTGCAGTTTGAACCCCGGCGTTCCCCGACTGACCTTCACCTGCCAGGTGCGCCTCGACCGCAACGGGAACCCGGTCAAGCACCGCCTCTACGAGAGTGTTATCAGGAGCGCGGCGAGGCTGACCTACAGGCAGGTGGAAGATTACCTTTCCAGCGCCGTTCCCCCGGAGGGAGCCTCGGCTGCCGTCCTCGAGAACCTGGACCTCCTCGCCGAGGCATTCAGTCGCCTGAAAGGGAGAAGGCAAGAGAGAAAAAGCCTCGATTTCGACCTGCCCGAGCCCGAGGTCGTTTTGAGCGCCACCGGCCAGGTGGAAAACATCTACCGCGCCGAACGGTACACCTCCCACAAGGTGGTGGAAGAGTGCATGCTGCTGGCCAACGAGGTGGTGGGAAAAGTGCTCAGGGAGTCGGGGGGCCCTGGTGTCTACCGGGTCCACGAACCACCGGGAACGGAAAAAATAGAAGAGCTGAACCGCCTGCTGGCGTCCCTGGGGCTGAGGGTTCCGCCGTCGGCCAGGAACACGGCACCGTTCAGGAAAATCCTGGAAAGCACGCCCGAGGGCGGCAAAAGCCGTTTCCTGAACACAGTGATCCTCCGGACCATGATGCGGGCCCACTATTTTCCAGAGCCGGAGGGCCACTTTGCCCTGGCCCTGGGCGATTACGCCCACTTCACCTCCCCTATCAGGAGGTACGCCGATCTCGTCGTCCACCGCCTCCTCAAAACCGTCCTCGGATATACGCCGCCGGCAGTATACGGGGATCTTGCCGCTATCTGCGAGCACATCAGCGAGACGGAGCGCACCGCCGAAACAGCCGAGCGGGACCTCCTGGCGTGGCTCCGGACAAAGTTCATGGCCGACAAGGTCGGCCAGAACTTCACGGGAACCGTATCCGCCGTGACATCCTTTGGTTTCTTCGTGGAGCTGGAAGAATTTTTCATCGAAGGGCTCGTCCATCTGTCCTCCCTTATCGACGATTATTACCTTTTCCATGAAGACCGCCTCATCCTTGTGGGGGAGAACACCGGTAAGGTCTTCCGCCTCGGGGACCGGCTGACCATCCAGGTGGTTTCGGTGAACCTGCCGCGCCGCCACGTGGATTTCATGCCGGTGGACCCTGAGAGTTCGGGCAGGAGTCCGGCCGGGATTCCCCCCCGAGGTTCCGCCCGAAGTACCCGCCGGGGTTCCAAAAAATGA
- the dprA gene encoding DNA-processing protein DprA, protein MTDIVVTPGGPGYPELLTRIPVPPERLFVRGGLERQDTLAVALVGSRNPTPYGRHMARRIAGDLALAGVTVVSGLARGIDTEAHRAALRKGGRTIAVLGCGLDVDYPRGSRELKDAISGSGALLTEFKSGTPPLPGNFPSRNRIISGSSLAVVVVEAGRRSGSLITARWALDQGREVMAVPGRADSPQSAGPIDLIRDGALPVTCADDVLSGMGLELGEGRVDERISPEHAKYSPGNGPILRALGPGPRLPEELVTATGWPLPKVLASLSGLMIEGLVTVEPGGLYTLA, encoded by the coding sequence ATGACTGATATAGTTGTCACTCCCGGCGGCCCCGGGTATCCCGAGCTTCTGACCCGGATCCCGGTTCCGCCGGAAAGACTTTTCGTGAGGGGAGGGCTTGAAAGGCAGGATACGCTGGCTGTGGCTCTTGTGGGCTCCCGCAACCCCACACCCTATGGACGCCACATGGCAAGGCGCATCGCCGGGGACCTGGCCCTCGCCGGAGTGACGGTGGTCAGCGGCCTCGCGCGGGGGATCGACACGGAGGCCCACCGGGCCGCCCTGCGCAAGGGCGGCCGGACCATCGCTGTCCTGGGATGCGGACTGGATGTAGACTACCCACGGGGATCCCGGGAACTCAAGGACGCGATCTCCGGCAGCGGAGCCCTGCTCACCGAGTTTAAAAGCGGCACCCCGCCCCTGCCCGGAAACTTCCCGTCCCGGAACCGGATCATCAGTGGATCGTCACTGGCGGTCGTGGTGGTCGAGGCGGGCCGGCGGTCCGGGTCCCTCATCACGGCACGGTGGGCACTGGACCAGGGAAGGGAAGTGATGGCGGTCCCCGGACGGGCGGACAGCCCCCAATCCGCAGGGCCCATCGACCTCATCCGGGACGGCGCCCTGCCCGTGACATGCGCGGACGATGTCCTGAGCGGTATGGGCCTGGAACTGGGCGAAGGGAGGGTCGACGAGAGAATATCCCCGGAACACGCGAAATACTCCCCCGGAAACGGACCGATCCTGCGCGCCCTGGGCCCTGGTCCGCGCCTTCCCGAGGAGCTGGTCACTGCCACCGGCTGGCCCCTCCCCAAGGTGCTGGCCTCCCTTTCCGGGCTCATGATCGAAGGCCTTGTGACCGTTGAACCGGGGGGATTATACACGCTGGCATGA
- the topA gene encoding type I DNA topoisomerase: MSKDLIIVESPTKAKTIGRILGSDYDVLSSNGHVIDLPTKELAVDPENGFALKNQVIPSKKKVLSQITKASRDAGRVLLATDPDREGEAIGYLISRHIKVSEEKVFRVMFHEITRSGILNALENPGKVDERRFQAQQARRAIDRLVGYKVSPVLWKKIKRGLSAGRVQSVALRLICEREKEIRAFIPEDYFLVHSILEADEAPTIKARVVSMEDGKTAFRNGRIPDEKTAQAIRETLLVEPHTVADLQVKESMKSPPPPFITSTLQQEAARKLRFTAKKTMMVAQQLYEGVNLGEMGTMGLITYMRTDSVRVASQALDAARLKIKEKFGSRYLPSSPRHYKNRKGAQDAHEAVRPSRPDLSPEAVSAFLEKDQARLYELIYKRFLASQMENARIERTKVQISAGPIGLAASGQRVLFPGFTALYEEGRDDNGDGEPDLPPLTAGQNLGLEDVEMEKKTTQPPPRYTEATLVKAMEEKGIGRPSTYAAILDTIRKRTYAVMTESRRFFPTSLGIGVNDYLVSRFPRLVDVDFTAHMEDELDLVEEGDKGYLEILNEFYTPFSSELAAVEEKDEEYIWGMTDIPCPECKELLKVRTSPRTGEFLACSGYPECRFTSDFKQTDDGGITLTSGETRPEKCPECESPMTVKQGPTGPFLGCTRYPECKGTRPLTTGVTCPLEGCPGDLVVRRTRKGKTFYGCSAYPDCTFAVWDEPAASPCPACGFPVMTRKSTKRGDMMVCADKECGHRVQGDESG, from the coding sequence ATGAGCAAAGACCTGATCATCGTCGAGTCGCCGACCAAGGCGAAGACCATCGGCCGTATCCTGGGAAGCGACTATGACGTTCTGTCCTCCAACGGGCATGTCATCGACCTGCCTACCAAGGAGCTGGCCGTAGACCCCGAAAACGGGTTCGCCCTGAAAAACCAGGTCATCCCCAGCAAGAAGAAGGTCCTCTCCCAGATCACCAAGGCATCCAGAGATGCCGGGAGGGTCCTTCTGGCTACTGACCCTGACCGTGAAGGCGAGGCCATCGGCTACCTCATCAGCCGGCACATCAAGGTGTCCGAGGAAAAGGTCTTCCGGGTCATGTTCCACGAGATCACCAGGTCCGGCATTCTCAATGCCCTTGAAAACCCGGGGAAGGTGGACGAGCGCAGGTTCCAGGCCCAGCAGGCAAGGCGGGCCATCGACCGCCTCGTGGGGTACAAGGTGAGCCCCGTCCTCTGGAAAAAGATCAAGAGGGGACTTTCCGCAGGCCGTGTCCAATCCGTAGCTCTTCGACTCATCTGTGAAAGGGAGAAGGAGATCAGGGCCTTCATCCCGGAGGATTACTTCCTCGTCCACTCGATCCTGGAAGCAGACGAAGCCCCCACAATCAAGGCCCGGGTCGTCTCCATGGAGGATGGGAAAACCGCCTTCAGGAACGGCCGGATCCCCGATGAAAAAACGGCCCAGGCCATCCGGGAAACGCTCCTCGTTGAACCCCACACCGTGGCAGACCTCCAGGTCAAAGAGAGCATGAAATCTCCCCCGCCGCCCTTTATCACCAGCACTCTCCAGCAGGAGGCGGCACGCAAACTGCGTTTCACGGCCAAAAAGACAATGATGGTCGCCCAGCAGCTGTATGAGGGAGTCAACCTGGGAGAGATGGGGACCATGGGGCTCATCACCTACATGAGGACCGATTCCGTAAGGGTCGCCAGCCAGGCCCTCGACGCGGCCCGGCTGAAGATCAAGGAAAAGTTCGGCAGCCGGTACTTACCCTCGTCTCCCAGGCACTACAAGAACCGGAAGGGCGCCCAGGACGCCCACGAGGCTGTGCGGCCCAGCCGCCCCGACCTCTCCCCTGAGGCGGTCTCGGCTTTCCTCGAAAAAGACCAGGCACGGCTCTATGAGCTTATCTACAAACGGTTTCTCGCCTCCCAGATGGAAAACGCCAGGATCGAGCGGACGAAAGTCCAGATCTCGGCGGGCCCCATCGGCCTGGCCGCCTCCGGGCAGAGAGTCCTGTTCCCGGGCTTTACCGCCCTTTACGAGGAAGGCCGGGACGACAACGGGGACGGCGAACCTGATCTGCCGCCCCTGACGGCGGGCCAGAACCTGGGTCTCGAGGATGTCGAGATGGAAAAGAAAACGACGCAGCCTCCTCCCCGCTACACGGAAGCGACCCTGGTCAAGGCAATGGAGGAAAAGGGGATCGGACGTCCCAGCACCTATGCGGCCATCCTGGACACCATCCGCAAGCGCACCTATGCGGTCATGACGGAAAGCAGGCGATTTTTCCCCACATCCCTGGGAATCGGCGTCAACGACTACCTCGTCTCCCGCTTCCCCCGGCTGGTGGACGTGGATTTCACAGCCCACATGGAGGACGAACTGGACCTCGTGGAAGAGGGAGACAAGGGCTACCTCGAGATCCTGAACGAGTTCTATACTCCCTTTTCCTCGGAACTCGCCGCCGTGGAGGAAAAGGACGAGGAGTACATCTGGGGCATGACCGACATCCCGTGCCCGGAGTGCAAGGAGCTTCTCAAGGTTCGGACCAGCCCCCGCACCGGCGAGTTTCTTGCCTGTTCAGGCTACCCGGAATGCCGGTTCACTTCCGATTTCAAGCAGACGGACGACGGCGGCATAACCCTCACTTCGGGCGAGACGAGGCCGGAAAAATGCCCCGAATGCGAAAGCCCCATGACGGTCAAGCAGGGGCCCACCGGTCCTTTCCTGGGGTGTACCCGTTATCCGGAATGCAAGGGTACCCGTCCCCTTACCACTGGAGTGACCTGCCCGCTGGAAGGGTGCCCGGGAGACCTGGTGGTGCGGCGGACCCGGAAGGGCAAGACATTCTACGGCTGCAGCGCCTATCCTGACTGCACCTTCGCCGTCTGGGACGAACCGGCAGCGTCCCCCTGTCCCGCCTGCGGTTTCCCGGTCATGACACGCAAGTCTACAAAACGCGGCGACATGATGGTGTGCGCCGACAAGGAGTGCGGCCACCGGGTGCAGGGAGATGAGTCTGGTTAA
- the trmFO gene encoding methylenetetrahydrofolate--tRNA-(uracil(54)-C(5))-methyltransferase (FADH(2)-oxidizing) TrmFO, which translates to MSLVKVIGGGLAGSEAAWQIARRGIPVTLFEMRPGSSSPAHRTGDLAELVCSNSLKSSRTDRAGGLLKEELALCGSLLLEAAGRSAVPGGSALCVDRGEFAGMVTEALEGSPLVTVVREEATSIPAEGPVVVASGPLTSDALAASAGQILGSERLFFYDAIAPIVQADSIDWSRVFVQDRYQDAAGSAYVNCPLDKDQYETLLMALREADPLKPHEFEDAKYFEACMPIEELASRGDRTLAYGSWRPTGLTDPRTGKRPHAVIQLRPENRAATAYSMVGFQTRLRFGDQERIFRTIPGFANAKFERLGTIHRNTYVDAPACLDRHQRTRGRPDLFFTGQLAGVEGYVESMASGLMTGLYVATMLEGKIIDPPPPTTMTGAILARLSDTGTSPFTPVNAQFGLLPPLTGQPRKKDLKRQALAERALADMAGWFSAIS; encoded by the coding sequence ATGAGTCTGGTTAAAGTCATCGGGGGAGGGCTGGCCGGCAGTGAAGCCGCCTGGCAGATCGCCCGTCGTGGTATCCCCGTCACGCTGTTCGAGATGAGGCCCGGCAGCTCCTCCCCGGCTCACAGGACCGGTGATTTGGCCGAACTCGTCTGCAGCAACTCCCTCAAATCATCCAGAACCGACCGTGCAGGCGGCCTTCTCAAGGAAGAGCTTGCCCTGTGCGGCAGCCTGCTCCTCGAGGCGGCCGGCAGATCCGCGGTTCCCGGGGGATCGGCCCTGTGCGTTGACAGGGGGGAATTTGCCGGGATGGTCACCGAGGCCCTCGAGGGCTCTCCCCTCGTCACCGTTGTCAGGGAGGAGGCCACCTCGATCCCCGCCGAAGGACCGGTGGTGGTCGCCTCCGGCCCCCTCACCTCGGATGCCCTCGCCGCCTCGGCCGGGCAGATCCTGGGGTCGGAGCGGCTTTTCTTTTACGACGCCATCGCCCCCATCGTCCAGGCCGACAGCATCGACTGGAGCCGGGTCTTCGTACAGGACCGCTACCAGGACGCCGCAGGCAGCGCCTACGTCAACTGCCCCCTGGACAAGGACCAGTACGAAACCCTGCTCATGGCCCTGAGGGAAGCCGACCCTCTCAAACCCCACGAGTTCGAGGACGCGAAATATTTCGAGGCGTGCATGCCCATCGAAGAACTGGCGTCCAGGGGAGACAGGACCCTGGCCTACGGATCCTGGAGGCCGACAGGGCTGACCGATCCGAGGACGGGAAAACGCCCCCATGCCGTCATCCAGCTTCGCCCCGAAAACAGGGCTGCCACGGCTTACAGCATGGTGGGGTTCCAGACCCGGCTGCGCTTCGGCGACCAGGAAAGGATCTTCCGCACCATCCCCGGTTTTGCGAACGCGAAGTTCGAAAGGCTGGGTACGATCCACCGGAACACCTACGTGGACGCTCCTGCCTGCCTTGACCGCCACCAGCGCACCAGGGGCAGGCCCGATCTTTTTTTCACCGGGCAGCTGGCGGGGGTGGAAGGGTACGTCGAGTCCATGGCCAGCGGCCTCATGACCGGCCTTTACGTGGCAACGATGCTGGAAGGGAAGATCATCGACCCGCCTCCTCCGACAACCATGACCGGGGCGATCCTGGCCAGGCTTTCCGACACCGGGACATCCCCCTTCACACCGGTGAACGCCCAGTTCGGGCTCCTGCCTCCCCTGACCGGGCAGCCCCGCAAAAAGGACCTGAAACGCCAGGCGTTAGCGGAACGCGCCCTGGCTGACATGGCCGGATGGTTTTCAGCTATCAGCTGA
- a CDS encoding tyrosine recombinase XerC, with the protein MTERPGEGSGAATHSGRMEGFLRYLEKVRGSSPHTLAAYRRDIMDFIGYLEGRALPGDSADSVKSFLGHLFARSLARSTMARKISAVRSWCRWMVREGVLETNPCDGIPTPRTPRKTPRFLSLEEVTALLDASSGDRTGDLRDLAIWEMFYSSGIRLSELSGLDTQDWDRDGNLLRVRGKGSKTRIVPLGRKASGRIEKYLKADGRWPAAGDRSPLFLNNRGGRLSQRGIQKRLEQRLRSCGLDTRISPHVLRHTFATHLLDSGADLRAIQEMLGHESLQTTQRYTHVTMDRLLEVYDRSHPRSARKGEES; encoded by the coding sequence ATGACGGAAAGACCCGGAGAGGGGTCAGGTGCCGCCACCCACAGCGGCCGGATGGAGGGGTTCCTTCGCTACCTGGAAAAGGTGCGGGGTTCGTCACCGCACACCCTCGCGGCTTACCGGAGGGACATCATGGATTTCATCGGGTACCTGGAGGGGAGAGCTCTGCCGGGTGACAGTGCTGATTCTGTAAAGTCCTTCCTGGGGCACCTGTTCGCCAGGTCCCTCGCGAGGTCCACTATGGCCCGGAAGATATCGGCCGTGAGGTCCTGGTGCCGGTGGATGGTGAGGGAGGGAGTGCTCGAAACCAACCCTTGCGACGGCATCCCCACTCCCAGGACGCCGAGGAAAACCCCGAGGTTTCTGAGCCTTGAGGAGGTGACGGCGCTTCTCGACGCGTCCAGTGGCGATCGCACCGGCGACCTCAGGGACCTGGCCATATGGGAGATGTTCTATTCGTCCGGTATCCGTCTCAGCGAACTGTCCGGTCTGGACACCCAGGACTGGGACCGGGACGGCAATCTGCTGCGGGTCAGGGGAAAGGGCAGCAAGACCAGGATCGTCCCCCTGGGCCGAAAGGCCTCCGGACGGATCGAAAAGTACCTTAAAGCGGACGGAAGGTGGCCGGCCGCGGGAGATCGGTCACCCCTCTTCCTGAACAACCGTGGCGGGAGACTGAGCCAGCGGGGCATCCAGAAACGGCTCGAACAGAGGCTGAGGAGCTGCGGCCTGGACACGAGGATAAGCCCCCACGTGCTGCGCCACACCTTCGCGACCCACCTGCTTGACAGCGGGGCTGACCTGCGGGCGATCCAGGAGATGCTGGGGCACGAAAGCCTCCAGACCACCCAGCGATACACCCACGTGACCATGGACCGGCTCCTGGAGGTCTATGACAGGTCGCACCCGCGATCCGCCAGGAAGGGAGAAGAGTCATGA
- the hslV gene encoding ATP-dependent protease subunit HslV codes for MAAMKGTTVLAVKRNGKVAMGGDGQVTVGETVIKHTARKVRTLYGGEVLAGFAGSTADAFTLYERFEKKLDQYQGNLPRAAVELAKDWRTDRVLRRLEALMAVADTKNLFLISGNGDVLEPEGEVLAIGSGGPYANAAAQALLAFSDLEPAEVVREALSIAARICIYTNDEIHIEEL; via the coding sequence ATGGCGGCGATGAAAGGGACCACCGTCCTGGCGGTAAAAAGGAATGGCAAGGTGGCCATGGGTGGGGACGGTCAGGTCACTGTCGGCGAGACGGTGATCAAGCACACGGCCAGGAAGGTCCGCACCCTGTACGGGGGAGAGGTCCTGGCCGGGTTCGCCGGATCTACGGCCGACGCTTTCACCCTGTACGAGAGGTTCGAAAAGAAGCTCGACCAGTACCAGGGGAACCTGCCCAGGGCCGCGGTGGAACTCGCAAAGGACTGGAGGACCGACAGGGTCCTGCGCCGGCTGGAAGCTCTCATGGCCGTAGCCGACACCAAAAACCTTTTCCTGATATCGGGGAACGGGGATGTCCTGGAACCGGAAGGCGAGGTCCTTGCCATCGGATCGGGCGGGCCTTATGCCAACGCGGCGGCCCAGGCCCTCCTGGCCTTTTCCGACCTGGAACCGGCCGAAGTCGTCCGGGAGGCCCTTTCCATCGCCGCCCGGATCTGCATCTATACTAATGATGAGATACATATCGAGGAACTGTAG
- the hslU gene encoding ATP-dependent protease ATPase subunit HslU — MTPHNFTPREIVDSLDRFIIGQDHAKRCVAIALRNRWRRQQVPEELRDEIAPRNIIMIGPTGVGKTEIARRLATLANAPFLKVEATKFTEVGYVGRDVESMIRDLVELAIKMLKEEKMVSVMERADLAAEERLLDLLLPRSAIRPAEPPGQESTPSADTREKLRRMLRSGELDDREVEVQVEERSTPFIEIFNAPGTEGMDINLKDMMGNLFPGRKKVRKVRVPDATRLLAQEEAARLVDMDSVTSEAITRVEQNGIVFLDEVDKISGRSSGQGPDVSREGVQRDLLPIIEGTTVTTKHGMVKTDHILFIAAGAFSVSKPSDLLPELQGRFPIRVELDALSRGDFVRILTEPENSLTLQVRELMRTEGIEITITPDAIDTIALMAEEVNTRTENIGARRLHTILEKLFEEISFTAPDMSEKEIVIDSVMVRKNLADIVSDDDLSRYIL; from the coding sequence ATGACCCCCCACAACTTCACACCGAGAGAGATCGTCGACAGCCTGGACCGGTTCATCATCGGGCAGGACCACGCCAAAAGGTGTGTCGCCATCGCCCTGCGGAACCGCTGGAGGCGGCAGCAGGTCCCGGAGGAACTCAGGGACGAGATCGCACCACGGAACATCATCATGATCGGCCCTACCGGCGTGGGAAAGACCGAGATCGCACGGCGGCTCGCCACTCTTGCCAACGCTCCCTTTCTGAAGGTGGAGGCCACCAAGTTCACCGAGGTGGGTTATGTGGGCAGGGACGTCGAGTCCATGATCCGCGACCTGGTGGAACTGGCCATCAAGATGCTGAAAGAGGAGAAGATGGTTTCGGTCATGGAGCGAGCCGACCTCGCTGCTGAAGAGAGGCTTTTAGACCTCCTCCTGCCAAGGAGCGCGATCCGGCCCGCGGAGCCACCCGGACAGGAGAGCACACCGAGCGCCGACACCCGGGAAAAGCTGCGGCGGATGCTCCGTTCCGGGGAACTTGACGACAGGGAGGTCGAGGTGCAGGTGGAGGAACGTTCAACACCGTTTATCGAGATCTTCAACGCTCCGGGAACCGAAGGGATGGATATCAACCTCAAGGACATGATGGGCAACCTGTTTCCGGGGCGAAAGAAGGTTCGCAAAGTCCGCGTACCGGATGCCACGAGGCTCCTCGCCCAGGAGGAAGCGGCCAGGCTGGTGGACATGGACAGCGTCACCAGCGAAGCCATCACCAGGGTGGAGCAGAACGGGATCGTTTTTTTAGACGAGGTGGACAAGATCAGCGGCCGCAGCTCCGGGCAGGGTCCGGATGTTTCCAGGGAGGGGGTCCAGAGGGACCTTCTGCCCATCATCGAGGGGACAACGGTCACCACCAAACACGGCATGGTCAAGACCGACCATATACTGTTCATCGCCGCCGGCGCTTTTTCCGTGAGCAAACCGTCGGACCTTCTTCCGGAACTCCAGGGACGATTCCCCATCCGGGTGGAACTCGACGCCCTGTCGCGGGGGGATTTTGTCCGCATCCTGACGGAGCCCGAAAATTCCCTCACCCTCCAGGTAAGGGAGCTGATGCGCACCGAGGGGATCGAGATCACCATCACCCCGGACGCCATCGACACCATCGCTCTCATGGCCGAGGAGGTCAACACCAGGACCGAGAATATCGGTGCACGGCGGCTGCACACGATCCTGGAAAAGCTCTTCGAGGAGATCTCGTTCACCGCACCGGACATGAGCGAAAAAGAGATCGTCATCGATTCCGTCATGGTGAGGAAAAACCTCGCCGACATCGTTTCGGACGACGACCTGAGCCGCTACATCCTGTAA